In Methylotenera versatilis 79, the DNA window GGCTGCAGCGTCAGGCGTATTTACCTACTCGTTATCTTTCTCAAGGGCAGAAGCGCCGTGTGGCATTGGCGCGTTTATGGTTAGACGCTATTGCTACATCTGTTGCAAATATTCACACGCCTGCCAAATTGTGGATACTTGATGAACCCTTCGCCTCGCTGGATACCGAAATGTCCGGTTTGTTAGCAGGTCGAATCAGTCAACATCTTGCAAAAGGTGGCATGGTCATCCTCACTACGCATCAACCTGTGGATATTGCTTCCGATGACATCCAAATCTATAGGCTACATTAGTGAGCACTGGCTTTATTTCCATTATTCAGCGCGACCTTTTGCAGGCGTTTCGCAACCGTTCGGATATCGCCACGACGGTGTTCTTTTTTGTGATGGTAGCTAGTTTGTTTCCTTTGGCCGTGAGTCCTGATCCTGCCATTTTGCGCCAGTTAGGTCCGGGCGTACTCTGGGTGGCAGCGTTATTGGCATGTATGCTTTCTTTATCCAGGCTATTTGCTTCTGATTATGCCGATGGCACGCTTGAGCAACTGGTCATTTCTCCACATAGCCTTAGCCTGTTGACCTTGGGCAAAATCGTGGCGCATTGGCTGGTGTCTGGCTTACCTGTGGTATTGCTCTCACCATTATTAGCCTTGCAGTACGGCATGCACAGTCAAAGTTTGTGGATATTGGCGTTGTCCTTATTGTTAGGCACACCTGCTTTAAGCCTGATTGGGGCTATCGGTGCTGCATTAACGTTGGGAGTACGAGGTAGCGGCTTGCTGATCGCGCTATTGGTGTTGCCACTTTATATACCTATTCTCATTTTTGGCGCTGGCGCGGTAACGGCTAGTCAAACTGGTATTAGTGCAGAGGCGAATCTGTCGCTTTTGGCGGCTAGCACTTTATTGGCGCTGCTATTAGCGCCTTTTGCCAGCGCAACCGCCTTACGCATCGCAGTTGAATAACAATATAAACGATACGGAAACTATTTATGACGTTTGGGATTAATTGGTACAAATATGCATCGCCCGCGGCTTTTTATCCGTTGGCAGGCAAGCTGGTACCTTGGTTTTATGG includes these proteins:
- the ccmB gene encoding heme exporter protein CcmB — protein: MSTGFISIIQRDLLQAFRNRSDIATTVFFFVMVASLFPLAVSPDPAILRQLGPGVLWVAALLACMLSLSRLFASDYADGTLEQLVISPHSLSLLTLGKIVAHWLVSGLPVVLLSPLLALQYGMHSQSLWILALSLLLGTPALSLIGAIGAALTLGVRGSGLLIALLVLPLYIPILIFGAGAVTASQTGISAEANLSLLAASTLLALLLAPFASATALRIAVE